Proteins from a genomic interval of Garra rufa unplaced genomic scaffold, GarRuf1.0 hap1_unplaced_004, whole genome shotgun sequence:
- the fcf1 gene encoding rRNA-processing protein FCF1 homolog isoform X2 — protein sequence MGKQKKQKYATMKRMISLKDQRIKEKDRAKTQKKKKQDPSAIKEQEVAKYPSCMFFQYNTQLGPPYYVLVDTNFINFSIKAKLDVVQSMMDCLYAKCVPCITDCVMAELEKLGMKFRVALRIAKDPRFDRLPCSHKGTYADDCLVQRVTQWNNVRDAFQGINITLLGRFNPQNIPRQHC from the exons ATG GGAAAACAGAAGAAACAGAAATATGCTACAATGAAAAGAATGATCAGTTTAAAGGATCAGAGGAT aaaagaAAAGGACCGGgcaaaaacacaaaagaagaagaAACAAGATCCCTCAGCCATTAAAGAACAAGAAGT AGCAAAGTACCCGTCTTGCATGTTCTTTCAATACAACACCCAGCTTGGACCTCCATATTACGTTCTTGTTGATACCAACTTTATCAACTTTTCTATTAAGGCCAAATTAGATGTTGTCCAGTCTATGATGGATTGCCTCTATGCTAAAT GTGTACCTTGCATAACGGACTGTGTGATGGCTGAGCTTGAGAAATTAGGGATGAAGTTTCGAGTGGCTTTGCG gattGCCAAAGATCCCCGCTTTGATCGATTACCTTGCTCACACAAAGGAACGTATGCTGACGACTGCTTGGTGCAAAGAGTAACGCag TGGAACAATGTGAGAGATGCCTTCCAGGGGAttaatatcacgttattgggtcGCTTCAATCCGCAGAACATCCCACGGCAACACTGTTAA